The Acidimicrobiales bacterium genome has a window encoding:
- a CDS encoding ATP-dependent helicase, with translation MFGLNEAQRRAVEYEGHALLIVAGAGTGKTTTLAARLSHLIERGADPSRLLLLTFSRRAAHELIARAARHADPNAAGRVWGGTFHAVAHRLLQQHAEVIGLRPGFTVLDAGDAVDLMGLVRVDLGFAKNGDRGDRRFPRKDTLQAIYSRVANAQAPLSDTLADFFPWCRGDLDPMREVFAEYAARKQATNVIDFDDLLLYWRALAVDPAGARLRAMFDHVLVDEVQDVNTVQGDILAAHCGPDLAAITAVGDDAQAIYGFRAATSDVMFGFPDRFDNCEVVTLEQNYRSIPPILHAANAMLDKAPQPYPRTLWTDRTGDRRPKLVRCDDEQTQANVICDAVLEEREKGVALHDQAVLFRTGHHSDGLEIELGRRNIPFVKFGGLKFLETAHVKDTLALLRILDNPTDELAWHRVFGLLEGVGPAWARRIADDLGVTARTDAALKTFLEHETLVPPAAVEHLEVLKQCLSDCIGPPDPPPATQIERLLPFLHVAFERAYPYNARTREGDVEAMVSMAGAHRTRGAFLADLAIDPPANTTDVGPPHLDDDWLVLSTIHSAKGGEWQSVYVIHASDGNIPSDMALGEPGGVDEERRLLYVAMTRARDNLTITYPQRFYHRRNGKDDAHSWGQPSRFVTGLSAVLDETVIERPVTIGDFAPVDGPTRVSTALSDLWSA, from the coding sequence ATGTTCGGACTCAATGAGGCGCAGCGGCGGGCCGTCGAGTACGAGGGCCACGCGCTGCTGATCGTGGCCGGCGCCGGCACGGGCAAGACGACGACGCTGGCGGCCCGCCTCTCCCACCTCATCGAGCGCGGCGCCGACCCGTCGCGCCTGCTGCTGCTCACCTTCAGCCGCCGCGCCGCGCACGAACTCATCGCCCGCGCGGCGCGCCACGCCGATCCCAACGCCGCGGGCCGCGTGTGGGGCGGCACGTTCCACGCGGTGGCGCATCGCCTGTTGCAACAGCACGCCGAGGTCATCGGCCTGCGGCCCGGCTTCACCGTGCTCGATGCGGGCGACGCCGTGGACCTGATGGGCCTGGTACGCGTTGATCTCGGCTTCGCCAAAAATGGAGACCGGGGCGATCGGCGCTTCCCGCGCAAGGACACGCTGCAGGCGATCTACTCGCGCGTCGCCAACGCGCAGGCGCCGCTGTCGGACACGCTGGCCGACTTCTTTCCGTGGTGCCGCGGCGACCTCGACCCGATGCGCGAGGTGTTCGCCGAATACGCGGCGCGCAAGCAGGCAACGAACGTGATCGACTTCGACGACCTGTTGCTCTACTGGCGCGCCCTCGCCGTCGACCCCGCGGGCGCGCGGCTGCGCGCCATGTTCGACCACGTCCTCGTCGACGAAGTGCAGGACGTGAACACCGTGCAGGGCGACATCCTCGCCGCCCACTGCGGTCCCGACCTCGCGGCGATCACGGCGGTGGGCGACGACGCTCAGGCGATCTACGGCTTCCGCGCCGCCACCTCCGACGTGATGTTCGGCTTCCCCGATCGCTTCGACAACTGCGAGGTCGTCACCCTCGAGCAGAACTACCGCTCGATCCCGCCGATCCTGCACGCCGCCAACGCCATGCTCGACAAGGCGCCGCAGCCCTACCCCCGCACGCTGTGGACGGATCGCACCGGCGACCGCCGCCCCAAGCTCGTGCGCTGCGACGACGAGCAGACCCAGGCCAACGTGATCTGCGACGCCGTGCTCGAAGAGCGCGAGAAGGGCGTGGCGCTGCACGACCAGGCGGTGCTGTTCCGCACCGGCCATCACTCCGACGGCCTCGAAATCGAACTCGGGCGCCGCAACATTCCCTTCGTCAAGTTCGGCGGCCTCAAGTTCCTGGAGACGGCGCACGTGAAGGACACGCTGGCGCTGCTGCGCATCCTCGACAACCCGACCGACGAGCTGGCGTGGCACCGCGTGTTCGGGCTGCTCGAAGGCGTCGGCCCGGCGTGGGCGCGCCGCATCGCCGATGACCTCGGCGTCACCGCCCGCACCGACGCCGCGCTCAAGACGTTCCTCGAACACGAAACGCTGGTCCCGCCCGCGGCCGTCGAGCACCTCGAAGTGCTCAAGCAGTGCCTGAGCGACTGCATCGGCCCGCCCGACCCGCCGCCGGCCACGCAGATCGAGCGGCTGCTCCCCTTCCTGCACGTCGCGTTCGAACGCGCCTACCCGTACAACGCCCGCACGCGCGAGGGCGACGTCGAAGCGATGGTGTCGATGGCCGGGGCGCATCGCACCCGGGGCGCGTTCCTGGCCGACCTTGCCATCGACCCGCCGGCCAACACCACCGACGTCGGTCCCCCACACCTCGACGACGACTGGCTCGTGCTCTCGACGATCCACTCGGCCAAGGGCGGCGAGTGGCAGTCGGTCTATGTGATCCACGCCAGCGACGGCAACATCCCTTCGGACATGGCGCTGGGCGAACCCGGCGGCGTCGACGAGGAACGGCGACTGCTGTACGTCGCCATGACGCGGGCCCGCGACAACCTCACGATCACCTACCCGCAGCGCTTCTACCACCGCCGTAACGGCAAGGACGATGCGCACTCATGGGGACAACCTTCGCGATTCGTCACGGGCCTCAGCGCGGTGCTCGACGAGACGGTGATCGAACGGCCCGTCACCATCGGCGACTTCGCGCCGGTCGACGGGCCGACACGCGTCTCGACTGCACTCAGTGACCTCTGGAGCGCGTAA
- a CDS encoding HD domain-containing phosphohydrolase — protein MAKRASGVRLSELLVALSLATDLGFGQPAEHMARAARIALRIGERLGLDAADLATLYDVAILTYVGCPTYGNEAATVFGDDIDFRADALRIDLAGMPARRFMMSRADGVKQKLTLMATNGRGVVEQMASHCAAAGELATRLGLNDDVRAGVQQAYARWDGKGVPADLEGAALSLGARIAHIAEACEVFSRTDGVDGAVAMVKARQGTHFDPQLTQTVVVDPDALFKGIDEDTVDEVLDAEPVARPPLADEQLDDALATIGDFCDLRHPCFTGHSRGVAELVAAACDALHVPAAEARVARRAASVHDVGRFGVPAQIWTKPGPLTSHEQERMRMHAYYVERIFSRPEPLRRVGLLAGTHHERTDGSGYHRGTSGALLSVPARVLAAADAFHAMTQPRPYRPARTPEDAAAELRRDARDGRLDPAAVDAVLAAAGQTTSRARSGGPAGLTAREADVLALLTKGMANKAIARELSISPKTVGNHIERIYTKLGVSNRAAAAMRAMQYGLVQA, from the coding sequence ATGGCCAAGCGCGCGTCGGGCGTCCGGCTCAGCGAGTTGCTGGTGGCGCTGTCGCTGGCGACGGACCTCGGCTTCGGCCAGCCGGCGGAGCACATGGCGCGGGCGGCGCGCATCGCCTTGCGCATCGGCGAGCGCCTCGGCCTCGACGCCGCCGATCTGGCCACGCTCTACGACGTCGCCATCCTCACCTACGTCGGGTGCCCGACCTACGGCAACGAAGCGGCCACGGTGTTCGGTGACGACATCGACTTCCGGGCGGACGCATTGCGCATCGACCTCGCCGGCATGCCGGCGCGCCGCTTCATGATGAGCCGCGCCGACGGCGTCAAGCAGAAGCTGACGCTGATGGCGACGAACGGCCGCGGCGTCGTCGAGCAGATGGCGTCGCACTGCGCGGCGGCGGGCGAGCTGGCGACGCGCCTCGGTCTCAACGACGACGTGCGCGCCGGTGTGCAGCAGGCCTACGCCCGCTGGGACGGCAAGGGCGTGCCCGCCGACCTCGAAGGCGCGGCGCTGTCACTCGGCGCTCGCATCGCCCACATCGCCGAAGCGTGCGAAGTGTTCTCGCGCACCGACGGCGTCGACGGCGCCGTCGCCATGGTCAAGGCGCGGCAGGGCACGCACTTCGACCCGCAGCTCACCCAAACCGTCGTCGTCGACCCCGACGCGTTGTTCAAGGGCATCGACGAGGACACCGTCGACGAGGTACTCGACGCCGAACCCGTCGCGCGTCCGCCGTTGGCCGACGAGCAACTCGACGACGCCCTCGCCACCATCGGCGACTTCTGCGACCTGCGCCACCCGTGCTTCACCGGCCACAGCCGCGGCGTCGCCGAGCTGGTGGCCGCGGCGTGCGACGCGCTGCACGTGCCCGCGGCCGAGGCCCGCGTCGCCCGGCGCGCCGCGTCGGTGCACGACGTCGGCCGCTTCGGTGTGCCGGCGCAGATCTGGACGAAGCCCGGCCCGCTGACGTCGCACGAACAAGAGCGGATGCGCATGCACGCGTACTACGTCGAGCGCATCTTCAGCCGCCCCGAGCCGCTCAGGCGCGTCGGCCTGCTCGCCGGCACCCATCACGAACGCACCGACGGCAGCGGCTACCACCGCGGGACGAGCGGCGCGCTGCTGTCGGTGCCGGCGCGCGTCCTCGCCGCCGCCGACGCCTTCCACGCTATGACCCAGCCCCGGCCGTATCGGCCGGCGCGCACGCCCGAAGACGCCGCCGCCGAGTTGCGTCGCGACGCCCGCGACGGCCGCCTTGATCCGGCGGCGGTCGACGCGGTGCTGGCGGCGGCCGGCCAGACGACGTCGCGCGCCCGCTCCGGCGGCCCGGCCGGGCTCACCGCCCGCGAGGCCGACGTGCTCGCGCTGTTGACCAAGGGCATGGCCAACAAGGCGATCGCCCGTGAGCTGTCGATCAGCCCCAAGACCGTCGGCAACCACATCGAGCGGATCTACACCAAGCTCGGCGTGAGCAACCGCGCCGCGGCGGCGATGCGGGCGATGCAGTACGGCCTCGTCCAGGCCTAG
- a CDS encoding Rho termination factor N-terminal domain-containing protein has product MPGSKHGPEIKNPKQYEAMRDDGMSKEKAARISNAAHNQGKSKVAARGGRGGDYEDRSKEQLYSQAKKVGIEGRSHMSKGELIDALRNH; this is encoded by the coding sequence ATGCCAGGCAGCAAGCACGGACCCGAGATCAAGAACCCGAAGCAGTACGAGGCGATGCGCGACGACGGGATGAGCAAGGAGAAGGCGGCCCGCATCTCCAACGCCGCGCACAACCAGGGCAAGTCGAAGGTCGCGGCCCGCGGCGGGCGCGGCGGCGACTACGAGGACCGCAGCAAGGAACAGCTCTACAGCCAGGCCAAGAAGGTCGGGATCGAGGGCCGCAGCCACATGTCAAAAGGCGAGCTCATCGACGCCTTGCGCAACCATTAG
- a CDS encoding tyrosine-protein phosphatase, with amino-acid sequence MAVNHPKRVIPLEGVRNFRDLGGYPTVDGRLTAWDQVYRADSVSFLTQAGWQELAKLNIKRVYDLRRQNERDAWPTIEHGLEHEVIHLPIGPQAAEMSLVEWFTTRGAEANWDETYVAETYRDNLTTWPDLFARLITELASVEHRPAVFHCTAGKDRTGIAAALLLEVLGVNREHILDDYELTNVTRSEARIAELRPELEAAGIDVEMVRPYLSAPRRALDDTLDWLAETYGGAEGYLLHHGVSDDTLTTLRLELLTNDAA; translated from the coding sequence GTGGCCGTCAACCATCCCAAGCGCGTCATCCCCCTCGAGGGCGTGCGCAACTTCCGCGACCTCGGCGGCTACCCCACGGTCGACGGTCGGCTCACGGCCTGGGATCAGGTGTACCGCGCCGATTCGGTGTCGTTCCTCACCCAAGCGGGCTGGCAGGAGTTGGCCAAGCTCAACATCAAGCGCGTCTACGACCTGCGCCGCCAGAACGAGCGCGACGCCTGGCCCACGATCGAACACGGGCTTGAACACGAGGTGATTCACCTGCCGATCGGTCCGCAGGCGGCCGAGATGTCGCTCGTCGAGTGGTTCACGACCCGCGGCGCCGAGGCGAACTGGGACGAGACCTACGTGGCCGAGACCTACCGCGACAACCTCACCACGTGGCCTGACCTCTTCGCCCGCCTCATCACCGAGTTGGCCTCGGTCGAGCACCGCCCGGCGGTGTTCCACTGCACCGCCGGGAAGGACCGCACCGGCATCGCCGCCGCGCTCCTGCTCGAAGTCCTCGGCGTGAACCGCGAGCACATCCTCGACGACTACGAGCTCACCAACGTCACCCGCAGCGAGGCGCGCATCGCCGAGCTGCGGCCCGAACTCGAAGCCGCCGGCATTGACGTCGAGATGGTGCGGCCGTACCTGTCGGCGCCGCGCCGCGCCCTCGACGACACGCTCGACTGGCTGGCCGAAACCTACGGCGGCGCCGAGGGGTACCTCCTGCACCACGGCGTCAGCGACGACACGCTGACGACGCTGCGCCTCGAGCTGTTGACCAACGACGCCGCTTAG
- a CDS encoding DUF3237 domain-containing protein, with protein MSDVTQLPVLHLFTFEAKVNSPPPQVIAAPNGMRVVVAVGEGTIRGARINGTVAPGSGGDFAVFRPDGSLRLDVRLVIVTDDEHRIYMTYNGVGLPDGEGNLALKTAPTFEAPDGPYAWMNNVQAIGVGTSSPATGDLRYEVYELV; from the coding sequence GTGAGTGACGTCACCCAGCTACCCGTGCTGCACCTGTTCACGTTCGAGGCGAAGGTGAACTCGCCGCCGCCGCAGGTGATCGCCGCGCCCAACGGCATGCGGGTCGTCGTCGCCGTGGGCGAGGGCACGATCAGGGGCGCGCGCATCAACGGGACGGTGGCGCCGGGCTCCGGCGGCGACTTCGCCGTGTTCCGGCCCGACGGATCGCTGCGCCTCGACGTGCGGCTCGTCATCGTCACCGACGACGAGCACCGGATCTACATGACCTACAACGGCGTCGGCCTGCCCGACGGCGAGGGCAACCTCGCGCTCAAGACCGCCCCCACCTTCGAGGCGCCCGACGGCCCGTACGCGTGGATGAACAACGTGCAGGCAATCGGCGTCGGCACGTCGTCGCCGGCCACCGGTGACCTCCGCTACGAGGTCTACGAGTTGGTGTAA
- a CDS encoding TauD/TfdA family dioxygenase — protein MRIQPLTGVLGAEITDVDLAKELTTPAIGDVVAELVAALDEHLVVVLPEQSLSPGEQTELTHHFGPPCDTPFVGTMPDYPEVIKVLKEADEANAFNFGGAWHSDFSFLERPPSYTLLHAIDVPAYGGDTVWTSNIAALDRLPAHYRDPIDKPDAVGIHTAKDAYSPKMQTLHDGLKHMDIQTTEDANDVRAHPTITRHPGNGHQVLFFNLAYCRDLAGTGIAPDDTAAFLLTLHRHSTDHSLTVRHRWRNGDLAIWDNRATQHLALNDYGGFRRELHRTTVQGGVPSR, from the coding sequence GTGCGCATCCAACCGCTGACCGGTGTGCTCGGCGCCGAGATCACCGACGTCGACCTCGCCAAGGAACTCACGACGCCCGCCATCGGCGACGTCGTGGCCGAACTGGTCGCGGCGCTCGACGAGCACCTCGTCGTCGTGCTGCCCGAGCAGTCGCTGTCGCCCGGCGAGCAGACCGAGTTGACGCACCACTTCGGCCCGCCCTGCGACACGCCCTTCGTCGGCACGATGCCCGACTACCCCGAAGTCATCAAGGTGCTGAAGGAAGCCGACGAGGCCAACGCGTTCAACTTCGGCGGCGCGTGGCACAGCGACTTCTCGTTCCTCGAGCGCCCGCCGAGCTACACCCTGCTGCACGCCATCGACGTGCCGGCGTACGGCGGTGACACCGTGTGGACGTCGAACATCGCGGCGCTCGACCGGCTGCCGGCGCACTACCGCGACCCGATCGACAAGCCCGACGCCGTCGGCATCCACACCGCCAAGGACGCGTACTCGCCGAAGATGCAGACGCTGCACGACGGGCTCAAGCACATGGACATCCAGACCACCGAAGACGCCAACGACGTGCGCGCCCACCCGACGATCACGCGCCATCCCGGCAACGGCCACCAGGTGCTGTTCTTCAACCTCGCCTACTGCCGCGACCTCGCCGGCACCGGCATCGCCCCCGACGACACGGCGGCGTTCCTCCTCACCCTGCACCGCCACTCGACCGATCATTCGCTGACGGTGCGGCACCGCTGGCGCAACGGCGACCTCGCCATCTGGGACAACCGCGCCACGCAACACCTCGCCCTCAACGACTACGGCGGCTTCCGCCGCGAGCTGCATCGCACGACGGTCCAAGGCGGTGTCCCGAGCCGGTAG
- a CDS encoding cold-shock protein, giving the protein MATGTVKFFNAEKGFGFITREDGEDLFVHFSNIQGNGYRTLNEGQQVEFDVAPGRKGDEAQNVRVV; this is encoded by the coding sequence GTGGCAACTGGAACTGTGAAGTTCTTCAACGCGGAGAAGGGCTTCGGCTTCATCACCCGCGAGGACGGCGAAGATTTGTTCGTCCATTTTTCGAACATTCAGGGCAATGGCTATCGCACGTTGAACGAAGGCCAGCAGGTCGAATTCGACGTCGCCCCCGGCCGAAAGGGTGATGAAGCACAAAACGTTCGGGTCGTGTAA
- a CDS encoding acyl-CoA thioesterase domain-containing protein gives MSAEDESPTQARSLLELLDLKDEGGDSFVAPLGLSMGPRLFGGQVAAQALAAAVRTVRPEHRPQSLHAYFILAGKPDVPLRLDVERTRDGRSFTTRRVVASQDGAAIFEMSASFHGEEEGADWSTPVPLEAPDPELLPKFVGYESRPSGTFFEMRPVHKTDRPFAVPPYWARFNEAVPDGATAACVLTYMSDMGILAMARAPGQPIVTMASSLDHAIWFHRPYDPTEWHLFTGSPRSNFGARGLAVGGLFSRDGVLVASVVQEGLFRNPR, from the coding sequence GTGAGTGCCGAAGACGAATCGCCGACCCAGGCCCGGTCGCTGCTGGAATTGCTCGACCTGAAAGACGAGGGCGGCGACAGCTTCGTGGCGCCGCTGGGCCTGTCGATGGGGCCGCGGCTGTTCGGCGGGCAGGTGGCGGCCCAGGCGCTCGCCGCCGCGGTCCGCACTGTGCGGCCCGAGCACCGGCCCCAGTCGCTGCACGCCTACTTCATCCTCGCCGGCAAGCCCGACGTGCCGCTGCGCCTCGACGTGGAGCGCACCCGCGACGGCCGGTCGTTCACGACGCGGCGGGTGGTGGCGAGCCAGGACGGCGCGGCGATCTTCGAGATGAGCGCGTCGTTCCACGGCGAAGAGGAAGGCGCCGACTGGTCGACGCCGGTGCCGCTCGAAGCCCCCGACCCCGAACTGCTGCCCAAGTTCGTCGGCTACGAGAGCCGGCCGAGCGGGACGTTCTTCGAGATGCGTCCGGTGCACAAGACCGACCGGCCTTTCGCCGTGCCGCCGTACTGGGCGCGCTTCAACGAGGCGGTGCCCGACGGCGCCACCGCGGCGTGCGTGCTCACCTACATGTCCGACATGGGCATCCTCGCCATGGCGCGCGCCCCCGGCCAACCGATCGTCACGATGGCGAGCAGCCTCGATCACGCCATCTGGTTCCACCGCCCCTACGACCCGACCGAGTGGCACCTCTTCACCGGATCGCCGCGTTCCAACTTCGGTGCCCGCGGTCTGGCGGTCGGCGGGCTGTTCAGCCGCGACGGCGTGCTGGTGGCCTCCGTCGTGCAGGAAGGGTTGTTCCGCAACCCGCGCTGA
- a CDS encoding 2,4'-dihydroxyacetophenone dioxygenase family protein: protein MSLVESAPQTILRNEGDLPFVDLGDGSQLQLLQVDLATGIWIVRTKFAPGATIQTHKHTGHVYAFTQSGSWYYLETPDFVNVAGSYLYEPAGSVHTLHVPDTNTEPTDVWFTIYGANLNLGAEGSVDMVIDAHAIYGIYKAFCAAQHGVTDPPVVVLDSHQ from the coding sequence ATGTCGCTCGTCGAATCAGCTCCGCAAACCATCCTGCGCAACGAGGGCGACTTGCCCTTCGTCGATCTCGGCGACGGCTCGCAGCTGCAACTGCTCCAGGTCGACCTCGCCACCGGCATCTGGATCGTGCGCACCAAGTTCGCTCCCGGGGCCACCATCCAGACGCACAAGCACACCGGTCACGTCTATGCGTTCACCCAGAGCGGCAGCTGGTACTACCTCGAGACACCCGACTTCGTGAACGTCGCCGGCTCCTATCTCTACGAGCCCGCCGGGTCGGTGCACACGCTGCACGTCCCCGACACCAACACCGAGCCGACCGACGTGTGGTTCACCATCTACGGCGCCAACCTCAACCTCGGTGCCGAGGGCAGCGTCGACATGGTCATCGACGCCCACGCCATCTACGGCATCTACAAGGCGTTCTGCGCCGCGCAGCACGGCGTCACCGATCCGCCCGTCGTCGTCCTCGACTCGCACCAGTAG
- a CDS encoding DUF4242 domain-containing protein — protein MPKYVIERTVPGAGAMDAAALKAIATKSNLVLSDLGSQIQWLHSYVTDDKITCVYVAADEDIVREHGRCGGFPVDAVYEVRAVIDPSTGDLP, from the coding sequence ATGCCCAAATACGTGATTGAACGAACCGTCCCCGGCGCCGGCGCGATGGACGCCGCCGCCCTCAAAGCCATCGCCACGAAGTCGAACCTCGTGCTCTCGGACCTCGGATCGCAGATCCAGTGGCTGCACAGCTACGTGACCGACGACAAGATCACCTGCGTCTACGTGGCCGCCGACGAAGACATCGTGCGCGAGCACGGCCGCTGCGGCGGCTTCCCCGTCGACGCCGTTTACGAAGTGCGCGCCGTCATCGACCCGTCGACCGGCGATCTGCCGTGA
- a CDS encoding J domain-containing protein encodes MDAYAVLGVAPSASDEEIREAYLRRSKELHPDRYADASERDRAMATRAMQQLNVAYDELRHRSAGPAAAAAPPPFTAAPPRYAAPPVAPARRGRVRWFVVVLAALLLTSVLALVSGDSNNGHPSSPSASVQDFTNLEGTCVVFDSRGGLSDFVDCTRAHDARIMRVVDHGTACPPWTDGTVAGPRQDLCVDTHQ; translated from the coding sequence GTGGACGCCTACGCAGTTCTCGGCGTTGCTCCGTCGGCCAGCGACGAGGAGATCCGCGAGGCGTACCTGCGTCGATCCAAGGAACTCCACCCTGATCGCTACGCCGACGCGTCCGAGCGCGACCGGGCGATGGCGACGCGGGCGATGCAGCAACTCAACGTCGCCTACGACGAACTGCGCCACCGGAGCGCGGGGCCCGCGGCCGCCGCCGCACCGCCTCCGTTCACCGCGGCGCCGCCGCGGTACGCCGCACCGCCGGTTGCGCCGGCGCGGCGGGGTCGCGTGCGCTGGTTCGTCGTGGTGCTCGCCGCCTTGCTGCTCACGTCGGTGCTGGCGCTGGTGAGCGGTGATAGCAACAACGGGCACCCGTCGTCGCCCAGCGCGTCGGTGCAGGACTTCACCAACCTCGAAGGCACCTGCGTCGTCTTCGACAGCCGCGGCGGGCTGAGCGACTTCGTCGACTGCACCCGGGCCCACGACGCCCGCATCATGCGCGTCGTCGATCACGGCACCGCGTGCCCGCCGTGGACCGACGGCACCGTCGCCGGCCCGCGCCAGGACCTGTGCGTCGACACCCACCAATAA